A single genomic interval of Sceloporus undulatus isolate JIND9_A2432 ecotype Alabama chromosome 2, SceUnd_v1.1, whole genome shotgun sequence harbors:
- the LOC121922136 gene encoding complement factor B-like, translating to MACEEDAKKADHYKNVTHVSDVVTDRFLCTGGFDPEVDPNTCKGDSGGPLIIQKRLRYIQVGVISWGVIDVCKNKKKIPCEGDRGLHQQSPSYARDFHINVFKILPWLKERLSEEGLDFL from the exons ATGGCCTGCGAGGAAGATGCCAAGAAAGCTGACCACTACAAAAATGTCACGCATGTCTCAGATGTGGTGACCGATCGTTTCCTCTGCACAGGGGGCTTTGACCCCGAGGTGGACCCAAACACTTGCAAAG GTGATTCTGGTGGTCCCCTCATAATTCAGAAAAGGCTGCGATACATCCAG GTGGGTGTGATCAGTTGGGGTGTCATTGATGTCTgtaagaacaagaagaaaatcccATGTGAAGGTGACAGAG GTCTCCACCAGCAATCTCCCAGCTATGCCAGAGATTTCCACATCAACGTCTTCAAGATTTTGCCTTGGCTCAAGGAAAGGCTGAGTGAAGAGGGGCTGGATTTCCTGTAG
- the NELFE gene encoding negative elongation factor E isoform X1, with protein sequence MIVLPPGLTEEEEALQKKFAKLKKKKKALMALKKQQSSTSQASQGGIKRSISDQPIVDTATATEQAKMLVKTGAISAIKAENKNSGFKRSRTLEGKLKDPEKGPAPTFQPFQRSISADDDSQETWRPQRKSLYESFVSSSNRLRDQEKESEVSRDPDKDSERSENLPGYEWDYDRDRSRDRSRDRDRERDRDRERDRDREHDRERDRDRDRDRDRDREGSFRRSDSFPDRRVPRKGNTVFVYGADMNQNMLRTSFAAFGNIIDLSMDNPRNCAFVTYDKLESADQAVAELNGTVVENVQLKVSIARKQPMLDAALGKSVWGSLAVRYSAKGSHRDKRSQVAFSEDML encoded by the exons ATGATTGTTTTACCACCAGGACTgacggaagaagaagaagctctACAGAAGAAGTTTGCCAAACTCAAGAAAAAG AAAAAGGCCCTCATGGCCTTAAAGAAGCAACAGAGTTCAACCAGCCAAGCCAGCCAGGGAGGAATTAAACGCT CCATCTCAGACCAGCCCATAGTGGATACAGCGACCGCTACAGAGCAAGCCAAAATGCTGGTGAAAACAGGGGCCATTAGCGCCATTAAAGCTGAGAACAAGAACTCAGGATTCAAGCGCTCTCGCACTCTGGAGGGGAAGCTGAAA GATCCAGAGAAAGGGCCAGCCCCGACTTTCCAGCCTTTTCAGCGAAGCATCTCTGCAGACGATGATTCCCAAGAG ACATGGCGCCCCCAGAGGAAATCTCTCTATGAAAG CTTTGTGAGCTCCAGTAATCGCCTCCGAGATCAAGAGAAGGAATCAGAGGTGAGCAGGGATCCAGACAAGGACTCAGAGCGGAGTGAAAACTTGCCTGGTTATGAGTGGGACTATGATCGGGATCGCAGCCGGGATAGAAGTAGAGATCGAGACCGAGAAAGAGATCGGGACCGGGAGAGAGACCGGGATCGAGAACATGAccgggagagagacagagatcgGGACCGAGACCGAGACCGGGACAGAGAGGGCAGCTTTCGCC GATCAGATTCTTTCCCAGACCGCCGTGTCCCACGCAAAGGCAATACGGTGTTTGTGTACGGGGCTGACATGAATCAGAACATGCTGCGTACCTCTTTTGCAGCCTTTGGGAACATCATTGATCTCTCCATGGACAACCCCCGCAA CTGTGCTTTTGTCACATATGACAAACTGGAGTCTGCGGATCAAGCCGTTGCTGAG CTCAATGGCACCGTGGTAGAGAATGTACAGTTGAAGGTCAGCATTGCCCGAAAGCAACCAATGTTGGATGCAGCTCTTGGAAAATCTGTCTGGGGATCTTTGG CTGTGCGGTACAGTGCGAAGGGCTCTCACCGAGACAAGCGTTCTCAGGTTGCCTTCAGCGAGGACATGCTCTGA
- the NELFE gene encoding negative elongation factor E isoform X2: MIVLPPGLTEEEEALQKKFAKLKKKKKALMALKKQQSSTSQASQGGIKRSISDQPIVDTATATEQAKMLVKTGAISAIKAENKNSGFKRSRTLEGKLKDPEKGPAPTFQPFQRSISADDDSQETWRPQRKSLYESFVSSSNRLRDQEKESEVSRDPDKDSERSENLPGYEWDYDRDRSRDRSRDRDRERDRDRERDRDREHDRERDRDRDRDRDRDREGSFRRSDSFPDRRVPRKGNTVFVYGADMNQNMLRTSFAAFGNIIDLSMDNPRNCAFVTYDKLESADQAVAEVWATAFPLCVAYTGPERWQR; encoded by the exons ATGATTGTTTTACCACCAGGACTgacggaagaagaagaagctctACAGAAGAAGTTTGCCAAACTCAAGAAAAAG AAAAAGGCCCTCATGGCCTTAAAGAAGCAACAGAGTTCAACCAGCCAAGCCAGCCAGGGAGGAATTAAACGCT CCATCTCAGACCAGCCCATAGTGGATACAGCGACCGCTACAGAGCAAGCCAAAATGCTGGTGAAAACAGGGGCCATTAGCGCCATTAAAGCTGAGAACAAGAACTCAGGATTCAAGCGCTCTCGCACTCTGGAGGGGAAGCTGAAA GATCCAGAGAAAGGGCCAGCCCCGACTTTCCAGCCTTTTCAGCGAAGCATCTCTGCAGACGATGATTCCCAAGAG ACATGGCGCCCCCAGAGGAAATCTCTCTATGAAAG CTTTGTGAGCTCCAGTAATCGCCTCCGAGATCAAGAGAAGGAATCAGAGGTGAGCAGGGATCCAGACAAGGACTCAGAGCGGAGTGAAAACTTGCCTGGTTATGAGTGGGACTATGATCGGGATCGCAGCCGGGATAGAAGTAGAGATCGAGACCGAGAAAGAGATCGGGACCGGGAGAGAGACCGGGATCGAGAACATGAccgggagagagacagagatcgGGACCGAGACCGAGACCGGGACAGAGAGGGCAGCTTTCGCC GATCAGATTCTTTCCCAGACCGCCGTGTCCCACGCAAAGGCAATACGGTGTTTGTGTACGGGGCTGACATGAATCAGAACATGCTGCGTACCTCTTTTGCAGCCTTTGGGAACATCATTGATCTCTCCATGGACAACCCCCGCAA CTGTGCTTTTGTCACATATGACAAACTGGAGTCTGCGGATCAAGCCGTTGCTGAGGTATGGGCCACTGCTTTTCCTCTCTGTGTTGCTTATACTGGACCAGAAAGATGGCAGAGATGA